Proteins co-encoded in one Stenotrophomonas maltophilia genomic window:
- the mnmA gene encoding tRNA 2-thiouridine(34) synthase MnmA: protein MSTPRVMVGVSGGVDSSVAAWRLVQQGEAVAGLFMQNWADDGSGECRAEDDRRDAVAVCGLLGIPFHFRDFSSEYWQGVFEHFLAEYAAGRTPNPDVLCNREVKFKHFLDAARELGAERIATGHYARVTQRGHQWLLLRGADRSKDQSYFLHQLGQQQLAATLFPIGDLEKSDLRRIARDVSLPTHAKKDSTGICFIGERDFREFLGRYLPAKPGQILDPADGSVIAEHPGVFYFTLGQREGLNIGGVRGRPAAPWYVVGKDVASNVLYVDQDRESPWMLSERLRSETAHWIAGSPPARRFECTAQTRYRQPDEPCTVEVLDDGSVLVTFARPQRAVTPGQSLVLYDGEVCLGGAVIAATDAPLEQRLRTTPSPFEVIAA, encoded by the coding sequence ATGAGCACCCCGCGCGTGATGGTTGGCGTCTCCGGTGGCGTCGATTCCTCGGTCGCCGCCTGGCGCCTGGTGCAGCAGGGAGAAGCGGTGGCCGGCCTGTTCATGCAGAACTGGGCCGACGACGGCAGCGGCGAGTGCCGCGCCGAGGACGATCGCCGCGACGCGGTGGCGGTGTGCGGCCTGCTCGGCATTCCGTTCCACTTCCGCGATTTCTCCAGCGAGTACTGGCAGGGTGTGTTCGAGCACTTCCTGGCCGAGTATGCCGCCGGCCGCACGCCAAACCCGGATGTGCTGTGCAACCGCGAAGTGAAGTTCAAGCACTTCCTGGACGCCGCCCGCGAGCTGGGCGCCGAGCGCATCGCCACCGGTCACTACGCGCGGGTGACCCAGCGCGGCCACCAGTGGCTGCTGCTGCGCGGCGCCGACCGTTCCAAGGACCAGAGCTACTTCCTGCACCAGCTGGGCCAGCAGCAGCTGGCGGCCACACTGTTCCCGATCGGCGACCTGGAAAAGAGCGACCTGCGCCGCATTGCACGCGACGTCAGCCTGCCGACCCACGCCAAGAAGGACTCCACCGGGATCTGCTTCATCGGCGAGCGCGACTTCCGCGAGTTCCTCGGCCGTTACCTGCCGGCCAAGCCGGGCCAGATCCTCGACCCGGCCGACGGCAGCGTGATCGCCGAACATCCGGGCGTGTTCTATTTCACACTGGGCCAGCGCGAGGGCCTGAACATCGGCGGCGTGCGCGGCCGCCCCGCCGCGCCGTGGTATGTGGTCGGCAAGGACGTGGCCAGCAACGTGCTGTACGTGGACCAGGACCGTGAAAGCCCTTGGATGCTGTCCGAGCGCCTGCGCTCGGAGACCGCGCACTGGATTGCCGGTTCGCCGCCGGCGCGTCGCTTTGAATGCACCGCGCAGACCCGCTACCGCCAGCCCGACGAGCCGTGTACGGTCGAGGTGCTGGACGATGGCAGTGTGCTGGTCACCTTCGCCCGCCCGCAGCGCGCCGTCACCCCCGGCCAGTCGCTGGTGCTGTATGACGGCGAGGTGTGCCTGGGCGGTGCGGTGATCGCCGCTACCGACGCCCCACTGGAACAGCGCCTGCGCACCACCCCTTCTCCTTTTGAGGTAATTGCTGCATGA
- a CDS encoding GNAT family N-acetyltransferase, with amino-acid sequence MPSPRFLDSLPSIAAADWDALHDGRNPFVSHAFLAGLEAHGCLRGDWGWQPRHFTLWEGDALIGAIPGYLKTNSHGEFVFDHAWANAYARHGRDYYPKWLGAVPYSPVTGPRLLARHDAARAALLPALRQQLPALGVSSAHVNFHDTGDETLFGDDWLLREDIQFQWQNPGDWTTFEQFLGAMNHKHRKNIRQERAKVTRQGITFRVVHGNDASRADLQAMYRFYLQTFLEYGNAPALTEAFLRHLAIALGRRLVMFLAEQEGEPIAGALCLRGGDTLYGRYWGGATLPGLHFETCYYQGIEYCLREGLTRFEPGAQGEHKLARGFLPTRVRSRHWVADAEFADALQDWCRQERGDVRRYQQALLGHSPFRAGP; translated from the coding sequence ATGCCTTCGCCCCGTTTCCTCGATTCCCTGCCGTCCATTGCCGCCGCCGACTGGGACGCTCTGCATGATGGCCGCAACCCGTTTGTCAGCCACGCCTTCCTGGCCGGGCTGGAAGCCCACGGCTGCCTGCGCGGGGACTGGGGCTGGCAGCCCCGGCACTTCACGCTCTGGGAAGGCGATGCTCTGATCGGCGCCATTCCGGGCTACCTGAAGACCAATTCGCACGGTGAGTTCGTGTTCGACCATGCCTGGGCCAATGCCTACGCCCGCCACGGCCGCGACTATTACCCGAAGTGGCTGGGTGCGGTTCCGTACTCGCCGGTGACCGGGCCGCGGCTGCTGGCCCGTCACGATGCCGCACGTGCCGCGCTGTTGCCGGCACTGCGCCAGCAGCTGCCCGCACTGGGCGTGTCATCGGCGCATGTGAATTTCCATGACACCGGTGACGAAACGCTGTTCGGTGACGACTGGCTGCTGCGCGAGGACATCCAGTTCCAATGGCAGAACCCGGGCGACTGGACCACCTTCGAGCAGTTCCTGGGCGCGATGAACCACAAGCACCGCAAGAACATCCGCCAGGAGCGGGCCAAGGTCACCCGCCAGGGCATCACCTTCCGCGTGGTGCATGGCAATGACGCCAGCCGCGCCGACCTGCAGGCGATGTACCGCTTCTACCTGCAGACCTTCCTCGAGTATGGCAACGCACCGGCGCTGACCGAGGCCTTCCTGCGCCATCTGGCCATCGCACTGGGGCGCCGGCTGGTGATGTTCCTGGCAGAGCAGGAGGGTGAGCCGATTGCCGGTGCGCTGTGCCTGCGCGGCGGCGACACGCTGTATGGGCGCTACTGGGGAGGCGCGACCCTGCCCGGCCTGCACTTCGAGACCTGCTACTACCAGGGCATCGAGTATTGCCTGCGCGAGGGACTCACCCGTTTCGAGCCCGGCGCGCAGGGCGAGCACAAGCTGGCACGCGGCTTCCTGCCCACCCGGGTGCGCAGCCGCCACTGGGTGGCCGATGCGGAGTTTGCCGACGCCCTGCAGGACTGGTGCCGGCAGGAGCGGGGCGACGTGCGTCGTTACCAGCAGGCGCTGCTGGGGCACAGCCCGTTCCGCGCGGGACCGTAG
- the aat gene encoding leucyl/phenylalanyl-tRNA--protein transferase has protein sequence MTRPLPWRLADAPDAPFPPAETALRQPDGLLAVGGDLHPLRLLNAYAGGIFPWFSEGEPILWWSPDPRMVFRTDGVHLSSRFRRQLRASHWEVTADVAFSQVMRACAATPRPGQDGTWISPAMVEAYSQLHDLGFAHSFEVWDRQTLVGGIYGVAIGAMFFGESMFSGASGGSKIALAALAATLRSWGWELIDAQVENPHLLRMGAVHLPRAVFLDQVRQAVRREGREGAWTQAVGRLPAKRLAEG, from the coding sequence ATGACCCGCCCGCTGCCCTGGCGCCTGGCCGATGCGCCGGACGCGCCCTTTCCCCCGGCCGAGACCGCGCTGCGCCAGCCCGATGGCCTGCTCGCCGTCGGCGGCGACCTGCACCCGTTGCGCCTGCTCAACGCCTATGCCGGCGGCATCTTCCCGTGGTTCAGCGAGGGCGAGCCGATCCTGTGGTGGTCGCCCGATCCACGCATGGTGTTCCGCACCGACGGCGTGCATCTGTCCAGCCGTTTCCGGCGCCAGCTGCGCGCCAGCCACTGGGAGGTCACTGCCGATGTGGCCTTCAGCCAGGTGATGCGCGCCTGTGCCGCCACCCCGCGCCCCGGCCAGGACGGCACCTGGATCAGCCCGGCCATGGTCGAGGCCTACAGCCAGCTGCACGACCTCGGCTTTGCCCATTCGTTTGAAGTATGGGACCGGCAGACCCTGGTCGGCGGCATCTACGGCGTGGCGATCGGCGCGATGTTCTTCGGCGAAAGCATGTTCAGCGGCGCCAGCGGCGGCTCCAAGATCGCATTGGCGGCGCTGGCGGCCACCCTGCGCAGCTGGGGCTGGGAACTGATCGATGCGCAGGTGGAGAATCCACACCTGCTGCGGATGGGCGCAGTACACCTGCCGCGCGCCGTGTTCCTGGATCAGGTGCGTCAGGCGGTGCGCCGCGAGGGCCGTGAAGGCGCCTGGACCCAGGCCGTCGGACGCCTGCCGGCGAAGCGTTTGGCCGAAGGTTAA
- the infA gene encoding translation initiation factor IF-1 gives MSKDDSIEFEGTVSETLPNTTFRVRLENGHEIIAHISGRMRKNYIRILTGDRVKVEMTPYDLTKGRITYRMK, from the coding sequence ATGTCGAAAGACGATTCCATCGAGTTCGAGGGCACCGTCAGCGAGACGCTGCCGAACACCACTTTCCGCGTTCGCCTGGAAAATGGGCACGAAATCATCGCCCACATCTCCGGCCGCATGCGCAAGAACTACATCCGCATCCTCACCGGTGACCGGGTCAAGGTTGAAATGACCCCGTACGACCTGACCAAGGGTCGTATCACCTACCGCATGAAGTAA
- a CDS encoding APH(6) family putative aminoglycoside O-phosphotransferase, with protein MSEPYLSRWRLRRDGAAIETPRARLWPVLTPAGVPAMLKVSDEPEEQNAHRLLRWWDGDGAARLLAHEGPAILIERAAGDSLRQRSINGEDDTCTTLLCQVLQRLHRPRSTAPSDLVCLPTWFADLLQPRAALPPLLEQCRSLALVLLQDEQEIRPLHGDLHHDNVLDFGTRGWLAIDPKRLIGDRAFDYTTLFSNPDLCGPGIHVATRPERFAARLEQVGALSGIERRRLLRWIAASMGLSAVWFRDDGDPADIDEAVAKMALEALAEA; from the coding sequence ATGAGCGAACCCTACCTGAGCCGCTGGCGATTGCGGCGTGATGGCGCGGCCATCGAAACGCCCCGCGCCCGGCTCTGGCCGGTGCTGACCCCGGCCGGCGTGCCGGCCATGCTCAAGGTCAGCGACGAGCCCGAAGAGCAGAACGCCCATCGACTGCTGCGCTGGTGGGACGGTGACGGCGCCGCCCGCCTGCTGGCCCACGAGGGGCCGGCCATCCTGATCGAGCGTGCCGCCGGCGACTCGCTGCGACAGCGTTCGATCAATGGCGAGGACGACACCTGCACCACCCTCCTGTGCCAGGTTCTGCAGCGGCTGCACCGGCCACGGAGCACAGCGCCCAGTGACCTGGTCTGCCTGCCTACATGGTTCGCCGACCTGCTGCAGCCAAGGGCTGCGTTGCCGCCACTACTGGAACAGTGCAGATCGCTGGCGCTGGTCTTGCTGCAGGACGAGCAGGAGATCCGGCCACTGCATGGCGACCTGCACCACGACAACGTGCTGGATTTCGGCACGCGCGGCTGGCTGGCGATCGACCCGAAGCGGCTGATCGGCGACCGCGCCTTCGACTACACGACGTTGTTCAGCAACCCGGACCTGTGCGGCCCGGGCATCCACGTCGCCACGCGGCCGGAGCGGTTTGCGGCGCGACTGGAGCAGGTCGGCGCGTTGTCCGGCATCGAACGCCGTCGCCTGCTGCGCTGGATCGCGGCCAGCATGGGCCTGTCGGCGGTGTGGTTCCGCGATGACGGCGACCCGGCCGACATCGACGAGGCGGTGGCGAAAATGGCGCTGGAGGCGCTGGCGGAGGCATGA
- the clpA gene encoding ATP-dependent Clp protease ATP-binding subunit ClpA, whose amino-acid sequence MFSKDLEHTIGQCYKRAREARHEFMTVEHLLLALLDNPSAQAVLKACGADAERLRQELEQAIEASVSRLAEDDGRDTQPTLGFQRVLQRAVYHVQSSGKKEVTGANVLVAIFGEKDSHAVYYLNQQDVTRLDVVNYLSHGIAKLGEEGEQPSSSSEGEGRMEGGEGEPKGDALTEFASNLNEQARAGRIDPLVGRADEIERTIQVLCRRRKNNPLYVGEAGVGKTAIAEGLARRIVEGSVPDVLADAVIYSLDLGALVAGTKYRGDFEKRLKGVLTALKKVPNAVLFIDEIHTIIGAGSASGGTMDASNLIKPALASGELRCIGSTTFQEYRGIFEKDRALARRFQKIDIVEPTVGETYEILQGLKSKYELHHGVTYSDEALQAAVDLSVKHIGDRLLPDKAIDVIDEAGARQRLLPEGQRKELIDVEEVEAIVAKMARIPAKQVSATDKDVLQHLERNLKMVIFGQDPAIGTLASAIKLARSGLGNPEKPIGNFLFAGPTGVGKTEVTKQLALQLGIELVRFDMSEYMEPHSISRLIGAPPGYVGFDQGGLLTEKIVKTPHCVLLLDEIEKAHPDIFNILLQVMDRGVLTDTNGREANFKNVVLVMTTNAGAAQASRRSIGFTKQDHATDAMETIRRAFTPEFRNRLDAVVQFQPLGFEHILRVVDKFLIELEMLLQEKHVSLSATPTARDWLAHHGFDPLMGARPMARVIQDRIKRPLADELLFGKLVNGGKVSIDVRDDELVVETQAEPERLLPVTVE is encoded by the coding sequence ATGTTCAGCAAAGACCTCGAACACACCATCGGCCAGTGCTACAAGCGCGCCCGTGAGGCCCGGCATGAGTTCATGACGGTCGAACACCTGCTGTTGGCACTGCTCGACAACCCGTCCGCCCAGGCCGTCCTGAAGGCCTGTGGGGCCGACGCCGAACGCCTGCGTCAAGAGCTGGAGCAGGCCATCGAGGCGTCCGTGTCCCGCCTGGCCGAAGATGACGGACGCGATACCCAGCCGACCCTGGGCTTCCAGCGCGTGCTGCAGCGGGCTGTGTACCACGTGCAGTCCTCGGGCAAGAAGGAAGTCACCGGCGCCAATGTGCTGGTGGCCATCTTCGGTGAGAAGGACTCCCACGCCGTCTATTACCTCAACCAGCAGGATGTCACCCGGCTGGACGTGGTCAATTACCTGTCCCATGGCATCGCCAAGCTGGGTGAGGAGGGCGAGCAGCCGTCCTCGTCCTCCGAGGGCGAGGGCCGCATGGAAGGCGGCGAGGGGGAGCCCAAGGGCGACGCACTGACCGAGTTCGCCAGCAACCTCAACGAACAGGCCCGGGCCGGTCGCATCGACCCGCTGGTCGGTCGTGCCGACGAGATCGAGCGCACCATCCAGGTCCTGTGCCGCCGCCGCAAGAACAACCCGCTTTACGTGGGTGAGGCCGGCGTGGGCAAGACCGCCATTGCCGAGGGCCTGGCCCGCCGCATCGTCGAAGGCTCGGTGCCCGACGTGCTGGCCGATGCGGTGATCTACTCGCTCGACCTGGGCGCGCTGGTGGCCGGCACCAAGTACCGCGGCGACTTCGAGAAGCGCCTGAAGGGTGTACTGACCGCGCTGAAGAAGGTACCCAACGCGGTGCTGTTCATCGACGAGATCCACACCATCATCGGTGCCGGTTCGGCCTCCGGTGGCACCATGGATGCCTCCAACCTGATCAAGCCGGCACTGGCCTCCGGCGAGCTGCGCTGCATCGGTTCGACCACCTTCCAGGAATACCGCGGCATCTTCGAGAAGGACCGCGCCCTGGCTCGCCGCTTCCAGAAGATCGACATCGTCGAGCCGACGGTGGGCGAGACCTACGAGATCCTGCAGGGCTTGAAGTCCAAGTACGAGCTGCACCATGGCGTGACCTATTCGGACGAGGCGCTGCAGGCGGCGGTAGACCTGTCGGTGAAGCACATCGGCGACCGCCTGCTGCCGGACAAGGCCATCGACGTGATCGACGAGGCCGGCGCGCGCCAGCGCCTGCTGCCCGAAGGGCAGCGCAAGGAGCTGATCGACGTCGAGGAGGTGGAGGCGATCGTGGCCAAGATGGCGCGCATCCCGGCCAAGCAGGTCAGTGCCACAGACAAGGATGTGCTGCAGCACCTGGAGCGCAACCTGAAGATGGTGATCTTCGGCCAGGACCCGGCCATCGGTACCCTGGCGTCGGCCATCAAGCTGGCCCGTTCAGGCCTGGGCAACCCGGAAAAGCCGATCGGCAACTTCCTGTTCGCCGGCCCGACCGGTGTCGGCAAGACCGAGGTGACCAAGCAGCTGGCGCTGCAGCTGGGCATCGAGCTGGTCCGCTTCGACATGTCCGAGTACATGGAGCCGCATTCGATCAGCCGCCTGATCGGTGCGCCCCCGGGCTACGTCGGCTTCGACCAGGGTGGCCTGCTGACCGAAAAGATCGTCAAGACCCCGCACTGCGTGCTGCTGCTGGACGAGATCGAGAAGGCGCACCCGGACATTTTCAACATCCTGTTGCAGGTGATGGACCGCGGCGTGCTGACCGACACCAACGGTCGCGAAGCCAACTTCAAGAACGTGGTGCTGGTGATGACCACCAATGCCGGTGCGGCGCAGGCCTCGCGGCGTTCGATCGGCTTCACCAAGCAGGACCATGCCACCGATGCGATGGAGACCATCCGCCGCGCGTTCACGCCGGAGTTCCGCAACCGCCTCGATGCGGTGGTGCAGTTCCAGCCGCTGGGCTTCGAGCACATCCTGCGTGTTGTCGACAAGTTCCTGATCGAGCTGGAGATGCTGCTGCAGGAGAAGCACGTCAGCCTGTCGGCCACGCCGACCGCGCGCGACTGGCTGGCCCACCACGGCTTCGACCCGCTGATGGGCGCGCGCCCGATGGCCCGTGTGATCCAGGACAGGATCAAGCGTCCGCTGGCCGACGAGCTGCTGTTCGGCAAGCTGGTCAACGGCGGCAAGGTCAGCATTGATGTCCGCGACGACGAGCTGGTGGTGGAGACCCAGGCCGAGCCGGAGCGTCTGCTGCCGGTGACAGTGGAGTAA
- the clpS gene encoding ATP-dependent Clp protease adapter ClpS encodes MPRESSPDSHHEHGIAVEPARPEVAPPPFYQVMLLNDDYTPMDFVVDVLQQFFSMDLDKATQVMLHVHTRGRGVCGVFTREVAETKVAQVNEYSRMNQHPLLCTMEKA; translated from the coding sequence ATGCCTCGCGAGTCTTCCCCCGATTCCCATCACGAACACGGTATTGCCGTGGAGCCCGCGCGCCCGGAAGTGGCGCCGCCGCCGTTCTACCAGGTGATGCTGCTCAATGACGACTACACCCCGATGGATTTCGTGGTGGACGTGCTGCAGCAGTTCTTCAGCATGGACCTGGACAAGGCCACGCAGGTGATGCTGCACGTGCATACCCGCGGCCGCGGGGTGTGCGGGGTGTTCACCCGCGAAGTGGCCGAGACCAAGGTCGCCCAGGTCAATGAGTATTCGCGGATGAACCAGCATCCGTTGCTGTGCACGATGGAAAAGGCCTGA
- the trxB gene encoding thioredoxin-disulfide reductase — protein MSTSLPSRHQRLVILGSGPAGWTAAVYAARANLKPVVITGLQQGGQLMTTTEVDNWPGDAHGLMGPDLMARMQAHAERFETEVIFDHIHTADVSQRPFKLIGDSHEYTCDALIIATGATAKYLGIPTEEAFKGRGVSACATCDGFFYRDQDVVVVGGGNTAVEEALYLSNIARKVYLVHRRDTLKAEKIMQDKLFKKVAEGKIETVWHHQVEEVLGNDAGVTGVRVKSTVDGSTRDIDAHGFFVAIGHHPNTTLFDGQLAMNNGYLEIRSGLGGNATQTSVEGVFAAGDVADQHYRQAITSAGFGCMAALDAERFLDAEGKAS, from the coding sequence ATGAGCACCAGCCTGCCCTCCCGCCATCAGCGTCTTGTCATCCTTGGTTCCGGCCCGGCCGGCTGGACCGCCGCCGTCTACGCCGCCCGCGCCAACCTGAAGCCGGTCGTCATCACCGGTCTGCAGCAGGGCGGCCAGCTGATGACCACCACCGAGGTGGACAACTGGCCGGGTGACGCCCACGGCCTGATGGGGCCGGACCTGATGGCGCGCATGCAGGCCCACGCAGAGCGTTTCGAGACCGAGGTCATCTTCGACCACATCCATACCGCCGACGTCTCCCAGCGCCCGTTCAAGCTGATCGGCGACAGCCATGAGTACACCTGCGACGCCCTGATCATCGCCACCGGCGCCACCGCCAAGTACCTGGGCATCCCCACCGAAGAGGCCTTCAAAGGCCGCGGCGTGTCCGCCTGCGCCACCTGCGACGGCTTCTTCTACCGCGACCAGGACGTGGTCGTGGTCGGCGGCGGCAACACCGCCGTGGAAGAGGCGCTGTACCTGTCCAACATCGCCCGCAAGGTCTATCTGGTGCACCGCCGCGACACCCTGAAGGCGGAAAAGATCATGCAGGACAAGCTGTTCAAGAAGGTGGCCGAAGGCAAGATCGAGACTGTCTGGCACCACCAGGTAGAGGAAGTGCTGGGCAACGATGCCGGCGTGACCGGCGTGCGCGTGAAGTCCACCGTGGACGGCAGCACCCGCGACATCGACGCGCACGGCTTCTTCGTGGCCATCGGTCACCACCCGAACACCACCCTGTTCGACGGCCAGCTGGCGATGAACAACGGCTACCTGGAGATCCGCTCGGGCCTGGGCGGCAACGCCACCCAGACCTCGGTGGAGGGCGTGTTCGCCGCCGGCGACGTGGCCGACCAGCACTACCGCCAGGCGATCACCTCGGCCGGCTTCGGTTGCATGGCCGCGCTGGACGCCGAGCGCTTCCTGGATGCCGAAGGCAAGGCCAGCTGA
- a CDS encoding NUDIX hydrolase, translating to MNATPDPRWAPHATVATVVVDGGRVLLVEETIEGRQVLNQPAGHLEPGESLAEAALRETREETGWTVELTHFIGCYQWTAADGTTFLRFCYAARPLSHDPAQPLDTGIDRALWLTPAELQTAGERQRSPLVWKVVADYLGGQRHPLSLVQEVA from the coding sequence TTGAACGCAACGCCGGACCCGCGCTGGGCACCGCATGCCACCGTCGCCACTGTGGTGGTTGACGGTGGCCGCGTGCTGCTGGTGGAAGAGACCATTGAGGGCCGCCAGGTGCTGAACCAGCCGGCCGGCCACCTTGAGCCGGGCGAAAGCCTGGCCGAGGCGGCCCTGCGCGAGACCCGCGAGGAAACCGGCTGGACGGTCGAGCTGACCCACTTCATCGGCTGCTACCAGTGGACTGCCGCCGATGGCACCACGTTCCTGCGCTTCTGCTACGCCGCCAGGCCGCTGTCGCATGACCCGGCACAACCGCTGGACACCGGCATCGACCGCGCGCTGTGGCTGACCCCGGCCGAACTGCAGACGGCCGGCGAGCGCCAGCGCAGCCCGCTGGTCTGGAAGGTGGTGGCCGACTACCTGGGCGGCCAGCGCCATCCCCTTTCCCTGGTCCAGGAGGTCGCATGA
- a CDS encoding DNA translocase FtsK: MAKQVPERSKSDDSKASRRTAAAATTDNPRRQRLWRDLGLIAIAPALLYLAASLFTYSATDPGWSHTGSVVAPVHNMGGRAGAWIADVLLQLFGYIAFLLPVVLGALAWIAMFGLKRESKGENDLDPALRLVGLVGFLIAGTGFLHVRLFSGDVSSAGGILGKLVGNSLTVGFGALGANLFVLVLLLASITLATGLSWFSVMEKIGRGVMSLAPLLERKKEEVTEWKQTRVMREERQEVRKADAEVRAKREPVKIEPRPEPVIEKSDRAKRDNQIPMFRGVNGDGSDLPPLALLDDPKPQPKGYDEETLETLSRQIEFKLKDFRIDAQVVGANPGPVITRFEIEPAPGIKVSQISSLDKDIARGLSVKSVRVVDVIPGKSVIGLEIPNVTREMIFLSELLRSKEYDKSASALTLALGKDIAGRPTVADLARMPHLLVAGTTGSGKSVAVNAMVLSLLFKASPKDLRMLMIDPKMLELSVYQGIPHLLAPVVTDMKEAANGLRWCVAEMERRYKLMSAVGVRNLAGFNKKVKEAEDAGQPLMDPLFKPNPELGEAPRPLETLPFIVIFIDEFADMMMIVGKKVEELIARLAQKARAAGIHLILATQRPSVDVITGLIKANIPTRIAFQVSSKIDSRTILDQSGAETLLGHGDMLYLPPGTALPERVHGAFVSDEEVHRVVEHLKAMGPADYIDGVLDEVQTMGDGVVVGATGLPETSSGGGDESDPLYDEALRVVTETRRASISGVQRRLKIGYNRAARLIEAMEAAGVVSAPEHNGDRTVLAPPPPK; this comes from the coding sequence GTGGCGAAGCAGGTCCCCGAACGCTCCAAGTCCGACGACAGCAAGGCGTCACGTCGCACGGCCGCGGCGGCGACGACCGACAATCCACGCCGCCAGCGGCTCTGGCGCGACCTCGGCCTGATCGCCATCGCGCCGGCCCTGTTGTATCTGGCGGCCAGTCTGTTCACTTACTCCGCCACCGACCCGGGTTGGTCGCATACCGGCAGCGTGGTCGCGCCGGTGCACAACATGGGCGGGCGCGCAGGGGCCTGGATCGCCGACGTGCTGCTGCAACTGTTCGGCTACATCGCCTTCCTGCTGCCGGTGGTGCTGGGCGCGCTGGCGTGGATCGCCATGTTCGGCCTCAAGCGCGAGAGCAAGGGTGAGAACGACCTGGACCCGGCGCTGCGCCTGGTCGGCCTGGTCGGCTTCCTGATCGCCGGCACCGGCTTCCTGCACGTGCGCCTGTTCAGTGGTGATGTCTCCAGTGCTGGCGGCATCCTCGGCAAGCTGGTCGGCAATTCGCTCACGGTGGGCTTCGGCGCGCTGGGCGCGAACCTGTTCGTGCTGGTGCTGCTGCTGGCCTCGATCACCTTGGCAACCGGGTTGTCCTGGTTCAGCGTGATGGAGAAGATCGGCCGTGGCGTGATGTCGCTGGCGCCGTTGCTGGAGCGCAAGAAGGAGGAAGTCACCGAGTGGAAGCAGACCCGGGTGATGCGCGAGGAGCGCCAGGAAGTGCGCAAGGCCGATGCCGAGGTGCGCGCCAAGCGCGAGCCGGTGAAGATCGAGCCGCGCCCGGAACCGGTGATAGAGAAGAGCGACCGCGCCAAGCGTGACAACCAGATCCCGATGTTCCGTGGCGTCAACGGTGACGGCTCGGACCTGCCGCCGCTGGCGCTGCTGGATGATCCCAAGCCGCAGCCGAAGGGCTACGACGAAGAGACGCTGGAGACGCTGTCGCGGCAGATCGAATTCAAGCTGAAGGATTTCCGCATCGACGCGCAGGTGGTCGGCGCCAATCCCGGCCCGGTCATCACCCGCTTCGAGATCGAGCCGGCGCCGGGCATCAAGGTCAGCCAGATCAGCTCGCTGGACAAGGACATCGCGCGCGGGCTGTCGGTGAAGTCGGTGCGCGTGGTCGACGTCATTCCGGGCAAGTCGGTGATCGGCCTGGAAATCCCCAACGTCACCCGCGAGATGATCTTCCTGTCCGAGCTGCTGCGCTCGAAGGAATACGACAAGTCGGCCAGTGCGCTGACCTTGGCGCTGGGCAAGGACATCGCCGGCCGCCCGACCGTGGCCGACCTGGCGCGCATGCCGCATCTGCTGGTGGCCGGTACCACCGGTTCGGGCAAGTCGGTGGCGGTCAATGCGATGGTGCTGAGCCTGCTGTTCAAGGCTTCGCCGAAAGACCTGCGGATGCTGATGATCGACCCCAAGATGCTCGAACTGAGCGTCTACCAGGGCATCCCGCACCTGCTGGCGCCGGTGGTCACCGACATGAAGGAGGCCGCCAACGGCCTGCGCTGGTGTGTGGCCGAAATGGAGCGCCGCTACAAGCTGATGAGCGCGGTGGGCGTGCGCAACCTGGCCGGCTTCAACAAGAAGGTGAAGGAAGCCGAAGACGCCGGGCAGCCGCTGATGGATCCGCTGTTCAAGCCGAACCCGGAACTGGGCGAGGCGCCGCGCCCGCTGGAGACGCTGCCGTTCATCGTCATCTTCATCGACGAATTCGCCGACATGATGATGATCGTCGGCAAGAAGGTGGAAGAGCTGATCGCGCGCCTGGCACAGAAGGCACGTGCGGCCGGCATCCATCTGATCCTGGCTACGCAGCGCCCATCGGTGGACGTGATCACCGGCCTGATCAAGGCGAACATCCCGACCCGCATCGCCTTCCAGGTCAGCTCCAAGATCGACTCGCGCACCATTCTCGACCAGTCCGGCGCGGAAACCCTGCTCGGCCACGGCGACATGCTGTACCTGCCGCCGGGCACCGCTCTGCCCGAGCGCGTGCACGGCGCCTTCGTCTCCGACGAGGAAGTGCATCGCGTGGTCGAGCACCTCAAGGCGATGGGCCCGGCCGATTACATCGACGGCGTGCTGGACGAAGTGCAGACGATGGGTGACGGCGTGGTGGTCGGCGCCACCGGCCTGCCGGAGACCAGCTCCGGCGGCGGCGATGAGTCCGATCCGTTGTATGACGAAGCGCTGCGGGTGGTCACCGAGACCCGCCGCGCTTCGATTTCCGGCGTGCAGCGCCGGCTGAAGATCGGCTACAACCGCGCGGCGCGACTCATCGAGGCCATGGAAGCGGCCGGTGTGGTCAGTGCGCCCGAACACAACGGCGACCGCACGGTGCTGGCACCGCCACCGCCGAAGTAA